One Hyla sarda isolate aHylSar1 chromosome 11, aHylSar1.hap1, whole genome shotgun sequence genomic window carries:
- the LOC130295747 gene encoding B2 bradykinin receptor-like, producing MMNTGSNGTMTILANTNETLKGTCLGWEVSKWLLTYQPPYMWVIFVLGFIENLFVISVFVLHKSRCTVTEIYLANMAAADLIFASSLPFRAISSLKKYWPFGGFMCATVFSMFRLNLFSSIYTLMMVSIERYLALVKAMSIGRLKNPWWAKVICGIIWIFAALLIVPNIVIRKVVFKKELNTTVCVTDKSSQHWFIVPNIIINVLGFLVPLVVTSFCTFHIICVLRNNAKKQFKKKNKDKKATRLVLSVFLVFVMCWLPFNITIIITTLGQLKVFIPCTVKNVNSFVHHISTYLAFSNSCINPIIYSMVGNQFRQKAKEVYRRLLCKGLDRRT from the coding sequence ATGATGAACACAGGATCCAATGGAACCATGACAATTTTAGCTAATACCAATGAAACATTAAAAGGCACATGTTTAGGCTGGGAAGTATCGAAGTGGCTCCTCACCTATCAGCCCCCGTACATGTGGGTCATCTTCGTCTTGGGCTTTATAGAAAACTTGTTTGTCATCTCCGTCTTTGTCCTTCATAAGAGTCGCTGCACAGTGACTGAGATCTACTTGGCCAATATGGCGGCTGCCGATCTGATTTTTGCTAGCAGCCTACCATTccgggctatttctagcctaaaaAAATACTGGCCATTTGGAGGCTTTATGTGTGCGACTGTTTTCTCCATGTTCCGGCTCAACCTTTTCAGCAGCATCTACACCCTTATGATGGTCAGTATAGAGAGATATCTGGCTCTGGTGAAGGCCATGTCCATTGGTCGCTTGAAAAATCCTTGGTGGGCAAAAGTGATCTGTGGAATCATCTGGATATTTGCAGCTTTGTTAATTGTGCCGAACATAGTGATCCGAAAGGTGGTGTTCAAGAAAGAATTAAATACAACTGTGTGTGTTACAGACAAATCATCTCAACACTGGTTTATTGTACCAAATATCATCATAAATGTCCTCGGCTTCTTAGTACCTCTGGTTGTCACCTCCTTCTGTACATTTCATATCATTTGTGTTTTAAGGAACAATGCAAAGAAACAgttcaagaaaaaaaacaaggataAAAAAGCCACTCGGCTGGTCCTGTCCGTATTCTTGGTCTTCGTTATGTGTTGGCTCCCCTTCAATATTACCATTATCATTACCACATTAGGTCAATTGAAAGTTTTTATTCCATGTACGGTTAAAAATGTCAACAGTTTTGTTCACCATATTTCTACTTATCTTGCCTTCAGTAACAGTTGTATCAATCCGATCATATACAGTATGGTTGGGAATCAATTTAGGCAAAAAGCCAAAGAGGTCTACAGGAGGCTTCTATGTAAAGGACTTGACAGAAGGACCTga
- the LOC130295748 gene encoding B2 bradykinin receptor-like, producing the protein MFSLEPNRTMTLLVNITETPNNRCIDQKHFDWLFTYRPHYIWIIFVLGIIENLFVIFVFVLHKSRCTVTEIYLGNLAAADLIFISSHPFWAIYISKDHWPFGGIMCAAVGSSFKINLYSRNYLLMMVSIERYLALVKTMTIGRLRRPWWAKVNCGIIWMFTAGLNVPTGVFRKEIFNKKFNTTACRTDAPSQNWYVATNILMNVLGFFVPLVVTAFCTSRMIQVLRNNLMRQFKKVNTERKATRLVLSVFLVFIVCCLPYNIYIFIKTLYTLQIFPPCIVKAIRYNVYPISIYLVYSNSCINPVIYSMVGNQFRQKAREVYSRLLCKRPDRRTS; encoded by the coding sequence ATGTTCAGCCTTGAACCTAATAGAACAATGACATTGTTGGTTAATATCACAGAAACTCCAAATAACAGATGTATAGACCAAAAACACTTTGATTGGCTCTTTACCTACCGGCCCCACTACATATGGATCATCTTCGTCTTGGGCATCATAGAAAACTTGTTTGTCATCTTCGTCTTTGTACTTCATAAGAGTCGCTGCACAGTGACTGAGATCTACCTGGGGAATTTGGCGGCTGCCGATCTGATTTTCATTAGCAGTCATCCATTTTGGGCTATATATATCTCCAAGGACCACTGGCCATTCGGAGGCATCATGTGTGCAGCTGTCGGCTCTTCATTTAAGATCAATCTGTACAGCAGAAACTACCTCCTCATGATGGTTAGTATTGAGAGATAtctggctctggtgaagaccatgaCCATTGGCCGCTTGAGAAGACCTTGGTGGGCAAAGGTGAACTGCGGTATCATCTGGATGTTTACAGCTGGGTTAAATGTGCCCACTGGGGTGTTCCGAAAGgagattttcaataaaaaatttaataccaCTGCCTGCCGCACAGACGCGCCATCTCAGAACTGGTACGTTGCCACAAATATCCTCATGAATGTTCTCGGCTTCTTTGTACCACTGGTTGTCACTGCTTTTTGTACGTCTCGAATGATTCAGGTTTTGAGGAACAACTTAATGCGACAGTTTAAGAAAGTCAACACGGAGAGAAAAGCCACTCGTCTGGTCTTGTCTGTATTCTTGGTCTTCATAGTATGTTGTCTCCCCTACAATATTTATATCTTTATTAAGACATTGTATACACTCCAAATCTTCCCTCCATGTATAGTGAAAGCCATCAGATATAATGTTTACCCTATCTCTATTTACCTTGTCTACAGTAACAGTTGTATCAATCCGGTCATATACAGTATGGTTGGGAATCAGTTTAGGCAAAAAGCCAGAGAGGTCTACAGTAGGCTTCTATGTAAAAGACCTGACAGAAGGACGTCATAA